A portion of the Marinobacter alexandrii genome contains these proteins:
- a CDS encoding pitrilysin family protein → MKSIFKYMLLMCLVPVFGIAQEKETPPAGGEPKGFALPEKDVFSLENGLSGVMVQWGSIPKATIQIVIKTGNINEGADEVWLSDLVGDLMQEGSINRTGNEIADQVASMGGDLSIGVGQHSTTLNVSVLYEFVPKALELMADVLINPAFPEDELERLINDRKRQLSVSMTQPQSQAVSQFYGAIYPDHPYGRTFPTDEMLDTYNLDKIKNFYSSNFGAKRTTVYVAGKFDEGEVKAAIENSFKDWIVGEEANYPVAEPQLADNIQMIDRPDAPQSTIMIGLPVADPSSPDYQALDITNSLLGGSFGSRITSNIREDKGYTYSPYSTISDRYKSAVWFEMADVTTDVTGPALREITKEIYRLQDEAPSVEELDGIKNYEAGIYVLQNSTPGGIIGQLSYLDIYDLPESFLTDKVKNIYAVTPEQVSELVSKYIRPEDMKVVIVGDKKKIEEQIKDYEKEFGGN, encoded by the coding sequence ATGAAATCGATATTTAAATATATGCTATTGATGTGTTTGGTTCCAGTTTTTGGAATTGCACAAGAAAAAGAAACTCCACCTGCCGGAGGGGAGCCTAAAGGTTTTGCTTTACCAGAAAAAGATGTTTTCAGCCTTGAGAATGGCCTTAGTGGAGTGATGGTGCAATGGGGATCTATTCCTAAAGCCACGATTCAAATTGTGATTAAAACTGGAAATATCAATGAAGGAGCCGATGAGGTTTGGTTGAGTGATCTTGTTGGAGATTTAATGCAAGAAGGAAGTATCAACCGTACGGGCAATGAGATTGCAGATCAAGTGGCAAGTATGGGTGGAGACCTCTCGATTGGAGTAGGTCAACATAGCACAACACTCAATGTATCAGTGCTTTACGAATTTGTTCCAAAAGCACTTGAATTGATGGCTGACGTATTGATTAATCCAGCTTTTCCTGAAGATGAGCTTGAGCGATTGATCAATGACAGGAAAAGGCAATTGAGTGTTAGTATGACTCAACCACAGTCTCAGGCTGTTAGTCAGTTCTATGGCGCTATCTATCCTGATCATCCATATGGGAGAACTTTTCCTACGGATGAAATGCTAGACACTTATAATCTGGATAAGATTAAAAACTTCTATTCTTCAAATTTTGGTGCCAAGAGAACGACCGTTTATGTAGCAGGTAAATTTGATGAAGGAGAAGTAAAAGCAGCAATTGAAAATAGTTTTAAAGATTGGATTGTTGGTGAAGAAGCTAATTATCCAGTTGCAGAACCACAGTTGGCTGATAATATTCAAATGATTGACCGACCGGATGCCCCACAGTCTACTATTATGATTGGTCTACCTGTGGCAGACCCTTCAAGTCCAGATTATCAGGCATTGGATATTACCAACTCTCTTTTAGGGGGATCTTTTGGATCAAGGATCACGAGTAACATTCGAGAAGACAAAGGGTATACGTACTCACCCTACAGTACTATTTCAGATAGATACAAGTCTGCAGTTTGGTTTGAGATGGCTGATGTTACAACAGATGTAACCGGACCTGCTCTTCGTGAGATTACGAAAGAGATCTATCGATTGCAAGATGAAGCCCCTTCAGTAGAAGAACTGGATGGGATAAAGAATTATGAAGCTGGTATTTATGTGCTACAAAATTCTACTCCTGGAGGAATCATTGGACAGCTTTCTTATCTGGATATTTATGATTTGCCCGAATCGTTTTTAACTGATAAAGTAAAAAACATTTATGCAGTGACTCCAGAGCAAGTGAGTGAGTTGGTATC
- a CDS encoding pitrilysin family protein, whose protein sequence is MKYTKLLAMAFSLMCLASCAPQEEKKESASFEVPVEYYKLDNGLKVILSQDRTSPTVVIAAYYNIGFRIEPKDRTGFAHLFEHMMFQGSNNLGKMEFINLVQKNGGVLNGSTRFDFTNYFEIVPAHKLETMLWAEADRMRGLDITQDNLTNQQGVVKNEVKVNVLNQPYGGFPWLDMPQYANENWYNAHNFYGDLEDLDAATLVDVQSFFDTFYAPNNAAISVVGDFEMEDAKKWIDQYFANIPTAELPATPDISEKRQTEEKRFEKEDKLATKPAIAIAYHMPERNSTSYYAMGLLDQILIQGDNSLLYKELVKENGYTANVSGGINYLGNMFNYKGPMQWMFNLTYDDRADTDSIVQSIDDVIAALQATGVTQEMLDNAIVKIRSSLYDNLGGFFGFGRADLLCSFALFDDDPSRINLIESEFKKVTVEDVNATIEEYLRSTNRTILTLKPTAESLN, encoded by the coding sequence ATGAAGTACACTAAACTATTGGCTATGGCCTTTTCACTGATGTGTCTAGCAAGTTGCGCACCTCAGGAAGAAAAGAAGGAATCGGCCTCATTTGAGGTTCCGGTAGAATATTATAAGCTGGATAATGGCTTGAAGGTGATCCTATCACAGGATCGAACATCACCAACAGTGGTGATTGCTGCTTATTATAATATAGGCTTCAGAATTGAACCAAAGGACCGAACCGGATTTGCTCACTTATTTGAACATATGATGTTTCAAGGTTCAAATAATCTTGGGAAAATGGAGTTCATCAACTTGGTCCAAAAGAATGGTGGAGTTCTGAATGGCTCCACTCGATTTGACTTCACAAACTACTTTGAAATTGTGCCAGCACATAAGCTTGAAACAATGCTTTGGGCAGAGGCAGATCGAATGCGAGGACTGGATATCACCCAGGATAATCTAACGAACCAGCAGGGAGTCGTGAAGAATGAGGTAAAAGTAAATGTGCTGAATCAACCTTACGGTGGATTTCCATGGTTAGATATGCCACAATATGCTAATGAAAATTGGTACAACGCACATAACTTCTATGGTGATTTGGAAGATTTAGATGCAGCCACTTTGGTTGATGTTCAAAGCTTCTTTGACACATTCTATGCTCCAAATAATGCTGCAATATCTGTGGTAGGAGACTTTGAAATGGAAGATGCCAAAAAATGGATTGATCAATATTTTGCAAATATTCCTACAGCAGAGCTTCCTGCTACTCCGGACATTTCAGAAAAAAGACAAACAGAGGAGAAGCGATTCGAGAAGGAAGATAAATTGGCAACCAAGCCAGCAATAGCGATTGCATACCATATGCCTGAGCGAAATAGCACATCCTACTATGCAATGGGATTGTTGGACCAGATACTTATTCAAGGCGATAACAGCCTGCTTTATAAAGAATTGGTGAAAGAGAATGGTTACACTGCAAATGTTTCAGGAGGTATTAATTACCTGGGTAACATGTTTAACTATAAAGGCCCAATGCAATGGATGTTTAACCTTACCTATGATGATAGAGCCGATACAGATAGTATTGTACAATCTATAGATGATGTGATTGCAGCTTTGCAAGCTACAGGTGTAACTCAGGAAATGCTTGACAATGCGATTGTGAAAATTCGATCAAGTTTGTATGATAATCTTGGAGGTTTCTTCGGATTTGGCAGAGCAGATTTGCTTTGCAGTTTTGCGTTATTTGATGATGATCCATCTAGAATTAACCTTATAGAAAGTGAGTTTAAAAAAGTAACAGTCGAAGATGTAAATGCTACAATTGAAGAGTATTTACGATCGACTAACCGGACAATCTTGACTTTGAAGCCAACTGCTGAATCTCTAAACTAA
- a CDS encoding sorbosone dehydrogenase family protein has product MLRIFSPILLIFLASCSSKSPDSTEPEEPAEEEVSLVSYEGLSLDSIQLPDGFKIDVFARVNNARSMALTENGTLFVSNRGGDKVYALRDTDGDWKADEKYVIASDMRMPNGIAFKDGSLYVAEVSKLWRFDDIETNLANPPEPVKIYDDYPTDGHHGWKYIAFGPDGKLYVPVGAPCNICESKNEMYASITRMNPDGSDREVYVHGVRNTVGFTWHPETGEMWFTDNGRDWLGNDSPSCELNRVSEAGQHFGYPFCHAGEIKDPEFGDKYPCSDFVQPAQNLGPHVAPLGLKFCTSDMFPSEYQGKIFIAEHGSWNRDPEVGHTGHKITLVTEQNGSGIAYEDFATGFLSKETNTAWARPVDAIFASDGSMLVSDDLGGTIFRISYSN; this is encoded by the coding sequence ATGCTAAGAATTTTCTCACCTATTCTATTGATTTTCCTCGCTTCCTGTTCATCGAAATCTCCAGATAGTACTGAACCGGAAGAGCCGGCGGAAGAAGAAGTGTCACTGGTATCATACGAGGGACTAAGTCTAGATTCTATTCAACTTCCAGATGGCTTCAAAATTGATGTGTTTGCAAGAGTTAATAATGCACGATCAATGGCACTAACTGAAAATGGAACTTTGTTTGTGAGTAATAGAGGAGGAGATAAGGTCTATGCTTTGAGAGATACAGATGGAGATTGGAAAGCAGACGAAAAGTATGTGATTGCAAGTGATATGCGTATGCCAAATGGTATCGCTTTTAAAGATGGGTCATTATATGTTGCTGAGGTATCCAAACTCTGGAGGTTTGACGATATAGAAACGAACTTGGCTAACCCTCCTGAACCTGTAAAGATTTATGATGATTATCCAACTGATGGACATCATGGCTGGAAATATATAGCCTTCGGACCCGATGGCAAGCTCTATGTACCTGTAGGAGCTCCTTGTAATATTTGCGAAAGTAAAAATGAAATGTATGCGAGCATTACTCGAATGAATCCAGATGGTTCCGACCGAGAAGTCTATGTTCACGGCGTACGAAACACCGTAGGATTTACCTGGCATCCTGAAACAGGTGAAATGTGGTTTACAGACAATGGAAGAGATTGGCTTGGGAATGATTCCCCATCTTGTGAGTTAAACAGAGTTTCAGAGGCAGGTCAGCATTTTGGTTATCCATTTTGTCATGCTGGTGAAATCAAGGATCCTGAGTTTGGTGATAAATATCCATGCTCTGATTTTGTGCAACCAGCGCAAAACTTAGGTCCGCACGTTGCTCCTCTGGGCCTAAAATTCTGTACTAGTGATATGTTTCCTTCTGAGTATCAGGGTAAAATATTTATTGCAGAGCATGGCTCATGGAATAGAGATCCTGAAGTAGGTCACACTGGGCATAAAATCACTCTTGTCACTGAACAGAATGGTTCTGGGATAGCTTATGAGGATTTTGCAACAGGGTTTTTGAGCAAAGAAACAAATACAGCTTGGGCTCGTCCTGTTGATGCAATTTTTGCGTCGGATGGCTCTATGCTAGTTTCTGATGATTTAGGAGGTACCATTTTTAGAATTAGCTATTCTAATTAA
- a CDS encoding sensor histidine kinase yields MVQSISGFAQNQSFDYNGKVIPLRGDWSLVMGSFLSYKEVLEDSSATQIQVPGTWNDVKWNEVSIGPYGYGTYYTTVILDKTIKNQTLALDVSEISLAYQLYINDQFIGQVGTPGTSKENTDPKIDAEVFEFNASPGDTLALIFHISNFSHESGGLWYEPKIGPSDKVLRKHDLNKFITLIMIGCILIGGVFQLYIFLRKQTEKSGLYFSLVCLTIIMLMISRGSMPIMDLFPNTSWVVLKKIVYLAVFLIGPSNALFLREIFPRYFNKYIINSMAIIGLVLFCFTLLVSPRISYALVPYHHVYNILIGIYLFIVLIKTAIDNKFGARFLLIGYLSGFFAVLHDILSSQYIIPGYSFSMIHVGILLYMLQLMALLGGRYLFALEGKEQLSNHLKKVNKELEEIVARRTKALKDKSDIIELKNAELEKAIKEKDHLMAVVAHDLKAPLSSIQGISDLMKSDLKGQTAEFNEMIKKVSIDGREMIDNLTELKTYEQSDFKVTKTVFKLPDFFEQKKITYELIAENKEINLRSKLSSRRKKILSDSNMLGRIADNLLSNALKFTQKGCIVNFLISVKKGNLILIVSDNGPGFSEKDKDSIFKEFQKLSARPTAGESSAGLGLSIVKTLVDKLEGSIELESEKGDGAKFTVTIPLN; encoded by the coding sequence GTGGTGCAATCCATTTCAGGGTTTGCCCAAAATCAATCTTTTGATTATAACGGTAAAGTAATACCTCTAAGAGGAGACTGGAGCCTTGTTATGGGGTCATTTCTTTCCTATAAAGAAGTATTGGAAGATTCTTCCGCAACCCAGATCCAAGTGCCAGGAACATGGAATGATGTCAAATGGAATGAAGTTTCTATAGGTCCTTATGGGTATGGCACATACTATACGACGGTAATCCTTGATAAGACAATTAAAAATCAAACGCTGGCGCTGGATGTTTCTGAAATAAGCCTGGCCTACCAACTATACATTAATGATCAATTCATTGGTCAGGTAGGTACGCCAGGAACAAGTAAAGAAAATACCGATCCTAAAATTGATGCTGAGGTCTTTGAATTCAACGCTTCACCCGGAGACACATTAGCCCTCATTTTTCATATCAGTAACTTCAGTCATGAAAGTGGAGGATTGTGGTATGAGCCTAAAATCGGCCCTAGCGACAAAGTGCTGAGAAAGCATGATCTAAACAAATTTATTACACTGATTATGATAGGATGTATACTAATCGGTGGTGTTTTCCAGCTTTACATTTTCCTTAGAAAGCAAACCGAGAAATCCGGCCTTTACTTCTCTCTGGTTTGTTTAACAATCATCATGTTAATGATATCTCGCGGAAGCATGCCGATAATGGATTTGTTTCCTAATACTAGCTGGGTGGTATTGAAAAAAATAGTTTATCTCGCTGTATTTCTCATTGGCCCTTCAAATGCACTCTTTCTAAGAGAAATATTTCCCAGGTATTTCAATAAATATATTATTAATTCGATGGCCATTATTGGTTTAGTGCTTTTCTGTTTTACCCTACTAGTCTCTCCTCGGATAAGCTATGCATTGGTCCCATATCATCATGTCTACAATATCCTAATAGGGATCTACTTATTCATTGTATTGATAAAAACTGCTATTGATAATAAGTTTGGAGCAAGGTTCCTGTTAATAGGGTATTTATCTGGATTTTTCGCCGTACTCCACGACATACTCAGCAGCCAATATATTATCCCTGGGTATTCCTTTTCAATGATTCATGTGGGTATCCTTCTATATATGCTCCAATTAATGGCACTATTAGGCGGGCGATACCTTTTCGCATTGGAAGGAAAAGAACAGCTTTCAAACCATCTGAAGAAAGTCAATAAAGAATTGGAAGAAATTGTTGCAAGAAGAACTAAAGCACTGAAAGACAAAAGTGATATAATTGAATTAAAGAATGCAGAACTAGAGAAAGCCATTAAGGAAAAAGACCATCTCATGGCTGTAGTTGCACATGATTTAAAGGCCCCTCTTTCAAGCATTCAGGGAATCAGTGATCTCATGAAGTCAGATCTCAAGGGACAAACCGCAGAATTCAATGAGATGATCAAAAAAGTATCTATCGATGGAAGAGAGATGATAGATAACTTAACAGAACTAAAAACCTACGAGCAAAGTGATTTTAAGGTAACTAAAACAGTTTTTAAACTACCTGATTTTTTCGAACAGAAGAAGATCACCTATGAACTGATTGCCGAAAACAAAGAAATAAACCTACGCTCCAAGTTGTCATCTAGACGGAAAAAGATTCTTTCAGACTCAAATATGCTTGGTAGAATAGCAGATAACTTACTGTCAAATGCATTAAAATTCACTCAAAAAGGCTGTATCGTTAATTTCTTGATATCTGTCAAAAAAGGAAACCTAATACTTATTGTTAGCGATAATGGGCCTGGTTTTAGTGAAAAAGACAAAGACAGCATTTTCAAAGAATTTCAAAAACTTTCTGCTAGACCGACAGCAGGAGAAAGCTCTGCTGGACTTGGCTTATCTATCGTAAAAACTCTTGTGGACAAATTAGAAGGAAGCATTGAACTGGAAAGTGAAAAAGGAGATGGCGCAAAGTTCACCGTCACGATTCCTCTTAACTAA
- the abc-f gene encoding ribosomal protection-like ABC-F family protein: MIDITNLSYFIGDRPLYDEASLFIGPKDKIGLIGLNGTGKSTLLKMMVNDVQPSGGKISMSKDTTIGFLNQDLLSFQTQDSILSVAMQAFASTLAIQKEIDKVIKEMEENYRDELVGKLAKLQERFEAQEGYTLQSKAEEILEGIGFKTSDLTRPLSEFSGGWRMRVMLAKLLLEKPSLLMLDEPTNHLDLPSIQWIENYLQSYEGAYIIVSHDREFLNRTVNKIVEVSQANLNVYSGNYDFYEEEKALRNELQQNAFENQQKKIKEAERFIERFKAKATKASQAQSKMKMLEKMDRVEEVVDENMKVNFRFNFKTQSGRHVKRLESISKSYGDLHILNNTSIGIERGDKIALIGANGKGKSTLLRIVAETESCEGKVQTGHNVVNSFYAQHQLESLGVQNDLLEELKQAGTGKSELELRSVLGCFLFSSDEVFKKIKVLSGGEKSRVALAKTLISEANFLLLDEPTNHLDMMSVSILVQALQQYEGTLLLVSHDRHFITQVANKVWYIEDQEVKEYPGTYKEFVWWWEKNNKGQDTSKKDDRPAEKKVSTKPRSNNEEQQAAKELKQVEGNIEKLEATIAEIEEHLANPKVYENPDEYEKLNVSYGQKKQELTDLMEKWEELA, translated from the coding sequence ATGATTGATATCACAAATCTATCTTACTTCATAGGCGATAGACCTTTATACGATGAGGCATCTCTTTTTATTGGTCCAAAAGATAAAATTGGTCTTATTGGATTGAATGGAACTGGTAAGTCTACTTTGCTAAAAATGATGGTGAATGATGTGCAGCCATCAGGCGGTAAGATATCTATGAGTAAGGACACGACCATAGGTTTCTTAAATCAAGATCTTCTTTCCTTTCAGACACAGGATTCCATTCTGTCAGTCGCTATGCAGGCTTTTGCATCCACACTTGCTATCCAAAAAGAGATTGATAAAGTCATCAAAGAAATGGAGGAAAACTACCGGGATGAACTGGTAGGCAAATTGGCAAAGTTGCAAGAGCGATTTGAAGCGCAGGAAGGTTATACACTTCAATCAAAAGCTGAAGAAATTTTAGAAGGTATTGGGTTTAAAACATCTGATCTAACAAGACCTTTAAGTGAATTTTCAGGGGGATGGAGAATGCGAGTCATGCTCGCTAAGCTCCTTTTGGAAAAGCCTAGCCTTTTGATGCTGGATGAACCTACTAACCACTTGGACCTTCCTTCCATTCAATGGATTGAAAACTACCTTCAGTCATATGAAGGAGCCTACATCATTGTATCTCACGATAGAGAATTTTTGAATAGAACAGTCAACAAGATAGTCGAGGTTAGTCAGGCAAACCTCAATGTGTACTCAGGAAATTATGACTTCTATGAAGAAGAGAAAGCACTAAGAAATGAGCTCCAGCAAAATGCCTTTGAAAATCAACAAAAAAAGATAAAAGAAGCAGAACGATTCATTGAGCGTTTTAAAGCCAAGGCTACAAAAGCATCTCAAGCACAATCCAAAATGAAGATGCTTGAGAAAATGGATCGTGTAGAAGAGGTGGTAGATGAGAACATGAAGGTGAATTTCAGGTTCAACTTCAAGACCCAATCGGGAAGGCATGTAAAGCGACTTGAAAGTATTTCCAAGTCTTACGGAGACCTTCACATCTTGAATAATACGTCCATTGGAATAGAGCGAGGAGACAAAATTGCTTTAATTGGAGCCAATGGAAAAGGTAAATCGACCCTTCTTCGCATAGTTGCAGAAACAGAATCATGCGAAGGGAAAGTCCAGACTGGACATAATGTAGTTAATTCTTTTTATGCACAGCATCAGTTAGAATCATTGGGCGTACAAAATGACTTGCTTGAAGAACTAAAACAAGCAGGTACTGGCAAATCAGAACTTGAGTTACGAAGTGTATTAGGTTGTTTTTTATTCTCTAGTGATGAGGTATTTAAAAAGATCAAGGTACTTTCTGGGGGTGAGAAATCAAGAGTAGCTCTGGCTAAAACCTTGATCTCGGAAGCTAACTTCTTACTATTAGATGAGCCTACCAACCATTTGGACATGATGTCAGTAAGCATCTTAGTTCAAGCTCTGCAACAGTATGAAGGTACACTCCTATTGGTTTCTCACGATAGGCATTTTATTACCCAGGTAGCAAACAAGGTTTGGTATATAGAGGATCAGGAAGTAAAAGAATACCCAGGTACCTATAAAGAATTTGTATGGTGGTGGGAAAAAAATAATAAAGGACAAGACACCTCCAAGAAAGATGATCGACCAGCTGAAAAAAAAGTAAGTACCAAACCCCGATCAAATAATGAAGAGCAGCAAGCCGCCAAGGAACTCAAACAGGTGGAGGGAAATATTGAAAAACTTGAGGCGACCATTGCTGAAATAGAGGAGCATTTAGCAAATCCAAAAGTCTATGAAAACCCTGATGAATATGAAAAATTAAATGTCTCCTATGGTCAAAAAAAACAGGAACTTACTGATCTAATGGAAAAATGGGAGGAATTAGCCTGA